The following DNA comes from cyanobiont of Ornithocercus magnificus.
TAATTGTGCTGTACCCATTGGCAATGCCAATAATTGGCTTGTTGAAATCGTCATCACTAAAGCCCACTGCCCGAAGCATGGCCCGGTTGGGAGAGCGTTTGATACCCTGCGTAATGACAGTGGAGCGAAGCATGTTGATGTTTTAACTTTAAATAGCAACTTACTGTGAGGAGTGGAAAGTCATTCTTGGCTGCCAAGCTTCTCAAGTTGTCGCCGCACGTCAGCTATGGCGGAATTGAGAGAGGCCACCTTAGCCTCTAGCTGAGTATCGTTAACCGGCGGAGCGATGAGGTCTTGAGCCTCTGAACCATCTTGCAGCCTTGGTGCATAGAGCATGGCTTCCTGGCTACGCTGCCGCCGCCTCCGCTCTGCTTCTGACAATAACCACCACGCCAGGCTAGCCGCTCCTATTACGACTCCTCCGAACAGTGTTGTGAGACCTCCAGTGGTGGAGTTCTGCTCGGATCCCATTGGCATAATCTGCATCTAGCTTTCAGGTTAAGGTGATGCTGCCCGTCTTAAGATTTAGGCGCTTTACCGGGTCTCCAAAACCTGGGCTAACCAGGCCACTATCTGTAAGATCAGGATCAATACAGGCACTGTAAATAGTGAGATCTGGAAGGCACTCGCCAAGCTGTTTCAATCCTGCACTGGACGCCAAGGCGGCAATCACTCGTAGCTGTCTAGGGTTACAGCCTTGTTCTAGAAGCGACCTGATTGTTGCTAGCAGCCGACTGTCACCTCCAATCTGGTCTGTATATATTATTAGGCCTTCATGTGTGCTAACATGTCCCGGTACTCCATCTATGCACAGAGAAGCGTTGGGCAAGACAGTACGCCCACCTTGCCATAGAAATATACCTGCTGGTGGCAGTAGCAACACTATTAAGCTGATGCTAGAGTTAATGACGTTGCTTGTAACACTTGCCAGCGGCGTTTCCACCATCTCTTGCTGATGTGGCAACCAATCCCTCACAGCTTCATATGTGAGCCAGCGGCCGAGCTCCTCTAAAGCGACAGTGACTAGAGCTGGTGGTGTCGATCGATGACGAAGCACCGTAAGCCAGTGGGCGATTAGGGGGTGTGGTGGCACCACTACCCGCAGTGTTATTGCCATAGTGCATGGATTGGTTTGAGCCGCCATAACAGTGGCCAACTCAAATTACTTGTCTCTCAAGGCTAACCTGGTTTGTTCGGACCTTCTGATGTACTACTTATCCACACGTTTTCTGAAAAGCCACCTCATATCCTTTGCAGTGGCATTCTGCATTTCGTTTATTGCTTTCCCTCTTTGCTCTGCTCAGGCAATTACTGCACCGGAACTACGTGGTCAACGTGCTATGCAAGACATATCTAGCGATATGCATGGTAGGGACCTAAAGCAGCAGGAATTTCTTAAAGCTGATCTTCGGCAGGTTGACCTTGGTAAAGCTGACCTTCGCGGTGCTGTGATTAATACATCACAGCTGGATGGTGCTGATCTTCGCGGTGCTGATCTCGAGGATGTAGTTGCCTTTTCTAGCCGTTTTGATGGTGCCGATCTTCGCGATGCAAACCTCACTAACGCAATGCTTATGCAAAGCCGCTTTGATGAGGCCCATATTGAAGGAGCAGATTTTAGCAATGCAGTGATAGACTTGCCCCAGCAAAAAGCCCTGTGCGCGAGAGCCAGGGGTGTCAACAGTCGCAGTGGAATTAGTACACGCGAGAGCCTAGGTTGTCGCTAATGAAACAACGTCTTCCTGTAACAATTATTACTGGCTTCCTCGGTGCTGGCAAAACCACATTATTGCGCTACCTTCTCTGCCACAGTCATCAGCGTCTTGCGGTAATGGTCAATGAGTTCGGGACTGTTGGCCTTGATGGTGATCTAATTCGTAGTTGTGGCTTCTGTGACGAGGGCGAGCTTGATAGCCGAGTAATTGAGCTCACTAATGGCTGTCTCTGCTGCACAGTGCAGGATGAATTTCTTCCTAGTATAGAACTATTGCTCAAGCGCTCGGAGCAGATAGACGGAATTGTTATAGAGACCAGCGGCTTGGCCCTGCCTGGACCACTTTTGCAGGCACTTAACTGGCCACGCGTACGCACTCGTGTACATGTTAACGGTGTAGTGACAGTTGTGGACGGGGAAGCTCTTTGTGCTGGTAGCCCTATTAGTAATCCTGTAGCACTTGAGCAGCAGCGACGTGAGGATCCCAGCCTGGAGCACATCACTGCGGTGAATGACTTGTTTAATAACCAGTTACAGCTAGCAGACCAAGTACTTATAAGTCGAGCAGACCGCATCACCATTGAGGAACTTGATCAAGTTTGCTGCTGCCTACGAAGCAATGTAAGGCCAGGAACACCTATCTTATCCATGGAGCAGGGCAAAATTGATCCTCTAGTTGTGCTTGGCCCACAACATTCTAGTTTACCAGAACGAAGCTTAATCACCTTGTCTAGCAGTAGTTCTAACAGTTACCTTCAAGATCACCACG
Coding sequences within:
- a CDS encoding membrane protein, with product MQIMPMGSEQNSTTGGLTTLFGGVVIGAASLAWWLLSEAERRRRQRSQEAMLYAPRLQDGSEAQDLIAPPVNDTQLEAKVASLNSAIADVRRQLEKLGSQE
- a CDS encoding uracil phosphoribosyltransferase is translated as MAITLRVVVPPHPLIAHWLTVLRHRSTPPALVTVALEELGRWLTYEAVRDWLPHQQEMVETPLASVTSNVINSSISLIVLLLPPAGIFLWQGGRTVLPNASLCIDGVPGHVSTHEGLIIYTDQIGGDSRLLATIRSLLEQGCNPRQLRVIAALASSAGLKQLGECLPDLTIYSACIDPDLTDSGLVSPGFGDPVKRLNLKTGSITLT
- a CDS encoding pentapeptide repeat-containing protein; the protein is MYYLSTRFLKSHLISFAVAFCISFIAFPLCSAQAITAPELRGQRAMQDISSDMHGRDLKQQEFLKADLRQVDLGKADLRGAVINTSQLDGADLRGADLEDVVAFSSRFDGADLRDANLTNAMLMQSRFDEAHIEGADFSNAVIDLPQQKALCARARGVNSRSGISTRESLGCR
- a CDS encoding cobalamin biosynthesis protein CobW, which codes for MKQRLPVTIITGFLGAGKTTLLRYLLCHSHQRLAVMVNEFGTVGLDGDLIRSCGFCDEGELDSRVIELTNGCLCCTVQDEFLPSIELLLKRSEQIDGIVIETSGLALPGPLLQALNWPRVRTRVHVNGVVTVVDGEALCAGSPISNPVALEQQRREDPSLEHITAVNDLFNNQLQLADQVLISRADRITIEELDQVCCCLRSNVRPGTPILSMEQGKIDPLVVLGPQHSSLPERSLITLSSSSSNSYLQDHHDSHSHIAVVSSLVRYDGYVERSEIERLLPDLVCRHQVIRIKGHIWLKDKPLPLQLQMVGPRLNSWFEATSTQSWRPPSGSGVDLVMLGLQDSAMAELESILGNLFNTCQGATVLSLSGLD